Proteins encoded within one genomic window of uncultured Draconibacterium sp.:
- a CDS encoding MBOAT family O-acyltransferase: MIFNSIDFAIFLPIVFILYWFVLNKTIRLQNLLIVFASYTFYGWWDWRFLFLMFFSTVVDYSVGLRLAKQQDPLIRKALLYASIFVNLGLLGFFKYYNFFTENFCAAFTFLGVSVKANTLDVILPLGISFYTFQTMSYSIDAYKRKLTPTNDFIAFAGFVSFFPQLVAGPIERASNLLPQFLTNRTFNYAKAADGMRQILWGLFKKIVIADNCATYVDMFYATPESQSGSNLLLGAILFALQVYCDFSGYSDIAIGTARLFGFNLARNFAFPFFSRNMAEFYRRWHISLFAWLKDYLYIPLGGNRHGLLKKIRNTFIVFIACGLWHGAGWTFLLWGVVTAIYFIPLSIQKKHKRYTDVIAKDRMLPSIKELASMVTTFLLFTFSCIFFRATDIQNAFLYIKGIFSISLFQIPSFDGGEKFSEMCVIIVGFMIIEWLGRRNEYAIEHLWLKWPLALRWSVYTFLIIISMVFAGDGQQFVYFQF, encoded by the coding sequence ATGATTTTTAATTCCATTGATTTTGCAATCTTCCTTCCAATCGTATTTATACTGTATTGGTTTGTTTTAAATAAAACTATAAGACTTCAAAATTTATTAATTGTTTTTGCCAGTTATACTTTTTATGGTTGGTGGGATTGGCGTTTCTTATTTTTGATGTTTTTCAGTACGGTTGTTGATTATTCAGTCGGGCTTCGTCTTGCAAAACAGCAAGATCCTTTGATACGAAAAGCCTTGCTATATGCCAGTATCTTTGTAAACTTAGGCTTACTGGGGTTTTTTAAGTATTATAATTTTTTTACCGAGAATTTTTGTGCGGCATTTACTTTTCTGGGAGTATCTGTAAAGGCTAATACACTTGATGTTATATTACCTCTAGGCATCAGCTTTTATACATTTCAAACAATGAGTTATAGTATTGATGCATATAAAAGAAAGCTTACTCCAACCAATGATTTTATCGCATTTGCGGGATTCGTAAGTTTTTTTCCGCAGTTAGTTGCCGGACCTATAGAAAGAGCAAGCAACTTACTTCCTCAATTTTTAACAAACCGTACTTTCAATTATGCCAAAGCAGCAGATGGAATGCGGCAAATATTATGGGGATTGTTTAAGAAAATTGTAATTGCAGACAATTGTGCTACTTATGTTGATATGTTTTATGCTACTCCTGAATCCCAAAGTGGAAGTAATCTGTTATTAGGAGCCATTTTGTTTGCTTTACAGGTTTATTGTGACTTTTCAGGCTATTCGGATATTGCCATTGGAACTGCCCGGCTCTTTGGATTCAATTTAGCACGTAATTTTGCCTTCCCATTTTTTTCGAGAAATATGGCCGAATTTTACCGACGATGGCATATTTCTCTTTTTGCATGGCTAAAAGATTACCTCTACATTCCATTGGGAGGAAACAGGCATGGCTTATTAAAAAAAATAAGAAATACCTTTATCGTATTTATAGCTTGTGGTTTATGGCACGGAGCAGGATGGACATTTCTACTATGGGGGGTGGTTACTGCAATTTATTTTATCCCTTTATCAATTCAAAAAAAGCATAAAAGATATACTGATGTTATTGCTAAAGACAGAATGCTTCCTTCGATTAAGGAGTTGGCATCAATGGTTACTACATTTCTCTTATTTACTTTTTCATGTATCTTTTTTAGGGCTACAGATATCCAGAATGCATTCTTATACATAAAAGGAATTTTTTCAATTTCTTTATTCCAAATACCAAGTTTCGATGGTGGAGAAAAATTCAGCGAAATGTGTGTAATTATTGTAGGATTTATGATAATTGAATGGTTGGGAAGAAGAAATGAATATGCAATAGAACATTTATGGCTGAAATGGCCTTTGGCATTAAGATGGTCAGTATACACTTTTCTTATTATTATAAGTATGGTATTTGCAGGTGATGGACAGCAATTTGTTTATTTTCAGTTTTAA
- a CDS encoding asparagine synthase-related protein translates to MSTLFGIFHRDGKPVSNELELMYSGIQHFPHERYNFKIQENCGFGHLLTYNTPEAIHENMPRYLEAAHLLFMAEGRIDNRDELFKLLAIPANEQNMIPDGDLILQTYLKYGEQCIDRLLGKWSLAAFHTDSQKLFIARDQWDYTAIDYYIDDKVIAFSSSSKGIFPLPFISPEIDELVMARLLVVWPGDFDKTYYKGIKRVLPSHTLTITRENESSNRYWDYKDISEKPGLTLEAYCEALLDSMNKAVSARLRSYKPVAATLSGGMDSSTVCALAARQLAGQNKQLRTYSHVPRFQPSATLTEHNFGNERPFIEFIAQMYPNIDAVYTQSETISPIEGIKEAIRMFGEPFHGAGNAYWMVDIYKKAVCDGYGTVLMGEFGNSTISWTGMEDAIPVQEVLKRYGLLRTVKKKVLKPMLYGDTPVASIYKRVVCGCEPWRKIAYSTPAFEQSLHLARQIKESGFDTSFMRYFKEAKQNAFLIFDVNVMRLPFGAYAGYSTGLELRDPTNDIRVIKSAMEIPNEVFLGKMNKQVLRTMTKGILPDEVRLNLRKGKQSSDITGRLAAYPEEMEAMLKEMQNAGFGKIADLKRIEKEWTKLKADSTNYPLDDVFHFLRPVAAYWMWKSNFHQ, encoded by the coding sequence ATGAGCACACTATTCGGCATATTTCACAGAGACGGAAAACCGGTTTCCAATGAATTGGAATTAATGTACAGCGGAATACAACATTTTCCGCACGAGAGATACAATTTTAAAATTCAGGAGAATTGTGGTTTTGGTCATCTACTTACTTACAATACCCCTGAAGCAATTCATGAAAATATGCCTCGCTATCTGGAAGCAGCTCATCTGCTGTTTATGGCAGAAGGACGTATTGATAACCGCGACGAACTTTTTAAATTACTGGCAATCCCGGCAAATGAGCAAAATATGATCCCCGATGGTGATTTAATACTGCAAACTTATTTAAAATACGGGGAACAATGTATCGATCGCCTGTTGGGAAAATGGTCGTTGGCCGCTTTTCATACCGATAGCCAAAAGTTGTTTATTGCCCGCGACCAGTGGGATTATACAGCTATCGATTATTACATCGATGATAAGGTAATTGCCTTTTCATCTTCCAGTAAAGGGATTTTTCCGCTTCCATTTATCTCTCCGGAAATTGACGAATTAGTTATGGCCCGACTTCTGGTAGTTTGGCCAGGCGATTTCGATAAAACCTACTATAAAGGCATCAAGCGGGTATTGCCATCCCATACTCTTACCATTACACGCGAAAACGAAAGCAGCAACCGCTATTGGGACTATAAAGATATTTCGGAAAAACCCGGCTTAACACTGGAAGCTTATTGCGAAGCCCTGTTGGACAGTATGAATAAAGCCGTATCCGCACGCCTGCGTTCATACAAACCAGTAGCAGCTACCCTCAGCGGCGGGATGGATTCGAGTACCGTATGTGCGCTGGCAGCCCGGCAACTGGCAGGGCAAAATAAGCAACTTCGTACCTATAGTCATGTTCCCCGGTTTCAGCCGTCGGCAACACTAACGGAACATAATTTTGGCAACGAGCGCCCGTTTATTGAGTTCATTGCCCAAATGTATCCCAATATTGATGCGGTATATACGCAATCGGAAACCATTTCACCCATAGAAGGAATAAAAGAAGCCATTCGTATGTTTGGCGAACCTTTTCACGGGGCAGGCAATGCCTATTGGATGGTTGATATTTATAAAAAAGCTGTTTGCGACGGATACGGAACCGTATTGATGGGCGAATTCGGAAATTCTACCATTTCGTGGACTGGCATGGAAGATGCGATTCCGGTACAGGAAGTACTAAAGCGTTATGGTTTGTTGCGTACGGTAAAAAAGAAAGTGTTGAAACCTATGTTATATGGAGACACACCTGTTGCGTCTATCTATAAAAGAGTTGTGTGCGGTTGTGAGCCCTGGCGAAAAATCGCTTATAGCACACCGGCTTTCGAGCAATCATTACACCTTGCCCGGCAAATTAAAGAATCAGGATTTGACACCTCCTTCATGCGCTATTTTAAAGAGGCGAAGCAAAATGCTTTTCTGATTTTCGATGTTAATGTGATGCGCTTGCCTTTTGGCGCCTATGCCGGCTATTCAACCGGACTGGAACTGCGCGACCCAACCAATGACATACGGGTTATAAAAAGCGCAATGGAAATTCCAAACGAAGTTTTTCTCGGAAAAATGAACAAGCAGGTATTACGCACCATGACGAAAGGCATCCTGCCCGATGAGGTACGCCTGAACCTTCGCAAAGGCAAACAAAGTTCGGATATCACAGGCAGGCTGGCAGCTTATCCCGAAGAAATGGAGGCGATGTTAAAAGAAATGCAGAATGCAGGATTTGGCAAAATTGCCGATTTAAAACGCATTGAAAAAGAATGGACAAAACTAAAAGCAGATAGCACCAACTATCCGCTTGATGATGTTTTTCATTTTTTACGCCCCGTAGCGGCTTACTGGATGTGGAAATCAAATTTCCACCAATAG
- a CDS encoding ester cyclase, protein MKKNLSVVMLLIAMVFGFQFCSEPSGNKEELRTKITVANDEIFNKRNYDYADKIFTDDFAGEGPQFIKNFAAEMTTAFPDYESKIEQVVVEGNQAGWFRTITGTHKNEYLGYPASGEKISWTEILFTQFNDEGMIMNDWYATNLEDKLQETNSIEGVYQYLPPLKGTGIIENGTFMFLVGPADDSNSMTGQSGTFVISNGILQFTIVHSTDPLQIGWEFWSKPKSWDGDTLTYETMNTDGELTGEGRALRIAK, encoded by the coding sequence ATGAAAAAGAATTTATCCGTAGTAATGCTACTAATTGCCATGGTATTTGGTTTCCAATTTTGCAGTGAACCATCAGGCAATAAAGAGGAATTGAGAACAAAAATTACTGTTGCCAATGATGAGATATTTAATAAAAGGAATTATGACTACGCTGACAAGATCTTTACTGATGATTTTGCAGGCGAAGGACCTCAGTTTATTAAAAATTTTGCCGCTGAAATGACAACTGCATTTCCTGACTATGAAAGTAAAATTGAACAGGTTGTCGTTGAAGGCAATCAGGCTGGATGGTTTAGAACAATTACAGGTACTCATAAGAACGAATATCTGGGCTACCCGGCTTCAGGGGAAAAGATTTCGTGGACAGAAATTTTATTCACACAGTTCAATGATGAAGGAATGATAATGAATGACTGGTATGCCACTAATCTGGAAGACAAACTACAGGAGACAAATAGTATCGAAGGCGTTTATCAGTACCTGCCACCCCTTAAAGGAACCGGCATAATAGAAAATGGAACTTTTATGTTCCTGGTTGGTCCGGCAGATGATTCAAATTCAATGACCGGTCAGTCGGGTACTTTTGTAATCTCCAATGGCATACTCCAATTCACTATTGTTCATAGCACTGATCCATTACAAATCGGGTGGGAGTTTTGGTCAAAGCCTAAATCCTGGGATGGAGATACGCTAACCTATGAAACAATGAATACTGATGGAGAACTAACAGGTGAGGGAAGAGCCTTGAGAATTGCCAAATAA
- a CDS encoding tetratricopeptide repeat protein: MERTIAVLPFVNMSGNEEMEFFSDGITEEIINALAGIDKLKVTSRTSSFYFKNKHVPISQIAKELNVATVLEGSVRLAEETVRITAQLIHAEEDFHFWSETWDRKLENIFEIQDEISLSIADKLREQYGHFEIQDHLVEKKTDNLDAYEYFLKARFYFNKWNPVDAKKAIALYEKAISLDPKHTDSYVGLADAYSFFAVTELMPKEEAWQNSREYMAKAFALNPQNAGVHYLLANYSFFYEANFNQALQYGLKSVELKSNYPEAQQFVSLLYLISGETVKAKEYLKVAHRIDPLSQETLFYRAYYQYRTDNFSEALSLFDEILKKNPQNIPAYTVRSYCLLKLGQYNEAIAYLEKMPDEIVVHNERLGTLCLAYLLKRDAAKSKEYFNQLYIAAQNPKSFQAHSYLYLAYAIMNETDKAFDCLEKTIKLKSSVLLLNYSDPLGNSLQNDPRYDEYKNRLYKYGQIDENNAKEKAPLLDAETVEIYSKKLTQFITEEQPFLIPNLSLRLLANQVEIHPNKLSWLLNERMGKNFNEFINFYRIEYFKQLALDPKNSHISLIGLAYESGFNSKTVFNTYFKKETGMTPKEFLKQNA, encoded by the coding sequence ATGGAAAGAACAATAGCTGTACTTCCGTTTGTAAACATGAGCGGAAACGAAGAAATGGAATTTTTCAGCGACGGAATAACCGAAGAGATCATTAATGCGCTGGCCGGCATTGATAAACTGAAAGTTACTTCGAGAACATCTTCTTTTTATTTTAAAAATAAACATGTTCCCATCAGTCAAATTGCAAAAGAGTTGAATGTTGCCACTGTTCTGGAAGGGAGCGTTCGGCTGGCTGAAGAGACAGTTCGAATTACGGCGCAGTTGATTCATGCAGAAGAAGATTTTCATTTTTGGTCGGAGACTTGGGACCGGAAGCTCGAAAATATTTTTGAAATTCAGGATGAAATTAGTTTGTCGATTGCCGATAAATTACGCGAACAGTACGGCCACTTTGAGATTCAGGATCATTTGGTTGAAAAGAAAACTGACAATTTAGATGCCTATGAGTATTTTCTGAAAGCCCGTTTTTATTTTAATAAATGGAATCCGGTGGATGCGAAAAAAGCGATTGCGTTGTATGAAAAAGCTATTTCGCTTGATCCGAAGCACACCGATTCGTATGTGGGACTGGCCGATGCTTACAGTTTTTTTGCGGTTACCGAGTTAATGCCTAAGGAAGAAGCCTGGCAAAATTCACGGGAATACATGGCTAAGGCATTTGCGCTGAATCCTCAAAATGCCGGTGTACATTATCTGCTGGCAAATTATTCCTTTTTTTACGAAGCTAATTTCAACCAGGCATTGCAATACGGATTAAAATCAGTTGAACTCAAATCAAATTATCCCGAGGCGCAACAATTTGTTTCTTTGTTGTATTTAATATCCGGTGAAACAGTAAAAGCCAAAGAGTATTTGAAAGTGGCACATCGCATCGATCCCTTGTCACAGGAAACCTTATTTTACCGTGCCTATTATCAGTACCGAACTGACAATTTCTCGGAAGCTTTATCTTTATTCGATGAAATTCTAAAAAAGAATCCACAAAATATCCCGGCATACACGGTACGTAGTTATTGCCTTTTAAAATTAGGGCAATACAACGAAGCAATTGCTTATCTTGAAAAGATGCCAGATGAAATTGTTGTGCACAATGAGCGTTTAGGAACATTGTGTCTGGCGTACCTTCTTAAAAGGGATGCTGCTAAATCCAAAGAATATTTCAATCAATTATACATAGCAGCTCAAAATCCCAAATCATTTCAGGCGCATTCATATTTGTACCTGGCATACGCAATAATGAATGAAACCGACAAAGCTTTTGATTGCCTGGAAAAAACAATCAAACTAAAATCGTCGGTGCTTTTATTAAATTATTCCGATCCGCTTGGTAATTCTCTACAAAATGATCCCCGGTACGATGAATATAAAAACAGGCTTTATAAATACGGGCAGATTGACGAAAACAATGCAAAGGAAAAAGCACCACTACTGGATGCCGAAACAGTAGAAATTTACAGTAAAAAGTTGACACAGTTTATAACGGAAGAACAGCCATTTTTAATTCCAAATCTGTCGTTACGTTTGTTGGCTAACCAGGTGGAGATTCATCCAAACAAACTTTCTTGGTTGTTAAACGAACGAATGGGCAAAAACTTTAATGAGTTTATTAATTTTTACCGAATCGAATATTTTAAACAGCTGGCGCTCGATCCCAAAAACAGTCACATTTCATTAATTGGCTTGGCTTATGAAAGCGGATTTAATTCGAAAACCGTGTTTAATACCTATTTTAAAAAAGAGACGGGAATGACTCCAAAGGAGTTTCTTAAACAAAATGCATGA
- a CDS encoding carboxymuconolactone decarboxylase family protein produces the protein MENLVKTEFNVPTREEVSAANQEIFDGLNKALGFVPNLYATIAYSDNGLKRLLDYQNAKTSLSNKEKEAVNLVVSQVNGCVYCLSAHTVLGKMNGFTEEQLFDIRRAKSENAKINALVKLAADLTENRGKANTANVENFFANGYTKENLVDLILQISDKTAMNYLHNLTKVPVDFPIASVL, from the coding sequence ATGGAAAACTTAGTAAAAACAGAATTTAATGTCCCAACACGAGAAGAAGTATCTGCAGCAAACCAGGAGATTTTTGATGGTTTAAACAAAGCTTTAGGTTTTGTTCCAAACTTGTACGCAACAATTGCTTATTCAGACAATGGATTAAAACGATTATTGGATTATCAAAACGCAAAAACATCATTGTCGAACAAAGAGAAAGAAGCTGTTAACCTCGTTGTTAGCCAGGTAAACGGATGTGTATATTGCCTGAGTGCACATACGGTATTAGGTAAAATGAATGGCTTCACCGAAGAGCAGCTATTTGATATCCGCCGTGCTAAAAGTGAAAATGCAAAAATTAATGCCCTGGTAAAATTGGCCGCAGATTTAACTGAAAACAGAGGGAAAGCAAATACTGCTAATGTAGAAAACTTTTTCGCAAACGGTTATACAAAAGAAAACCTGGTGGATCTGATTCTTCAAATTAGCGATAAAACAGCCATGAATTACTTACATAATCTTACCAAAGTTCCGGTAGATTTCCCCATTGCATCAGTTCTTTAA
- a CDS encoding nuclear transport factor 2 family protein produces the protein MNNEEKRYPLPPFTMETAIEKVQKAEDAWNTKDPVKVAQAYTIDSEWRNRTQFINGREEIVEFLTVKWEKEKNYKLKKELWGFRENRIAVKFEYEFQDPNGQWYRAYGNELWEFDEKGLMQKRFASINDLKIEEKDRRLT, from the coding sequence ATGAATAACGAAGAAAAAAGATATCCACTGCCACCGTTTACAATGGAAACTGCAATTGAGAAAGTACAAAAAGCAGAAGATGCCTGGAATACCAAAGATCCGGTAAAAGTTGCACAAGCATATACCATCGATTCAGAGTGGAGAAACCGGACTCAGTTTATAAATGGGCGGGAAGAAATAGTAGAATTTTTAACCGTGAAATGGGAAAAAGAAAAAAATTATAAACTAAAGAAAGAGCTTTGGGGTTTTAGAGAAAACAGAATTGCAGTAAAATTTGAATATGAATTTCAGGATCCGAACGGCCAATGGTACAGAGCCTATGGAAACGAGCTTTGGGAGTTCGACGAAAAAGGATTGATGCAAAAACGTTTCGCAAGTATTAACGATTTAAAGATTGAAGAAAAAGATAGAAGGTTAACCTAA
- a CDS encoding helix-turn-helix domain-containing protein, producing the protein MIQNDNFTLIDSQTGHQAFKLFRFEKNNPFDDIQRLNYYSMIWLESGIGSVKADFSEYYFRENVLLSFSPYQPFKLTIEGEIKGWVINFHPDFFCIHKHHKEVACHGVLFNNIYNPPFVCIDEKASTNFEMVIEQFKTEMQNPALAQYELLISYLKIFLITASRLKTEQQSEAKEVTKKEEEPFILQNLKNAIEMHYKTKHSASDYADLLAITPKALTRLTKTHFNKTLSNLIAERIIIEAKRELYLTNKTVKEIAYDLGYNDEYYFSRFFKKNADVSPQFYRETVGADKASAV; encoded by the coding sequence ATGATACAGAACGATAACTTCACACTTATAGATTCGCAAACCGGTCACCAGGCTTTTAAGCTATTTCGTTTTGAAAAGAATAATCCGTTTGATGATATTCAACGATTGAATTACTATTCAATGATTTGGTTAGAAAGTGGAATAGGTAGTGTAAAAGCTGACTTCTCGGAATATTATTTCCGGGAGAATGTTCTGCTTTCTTTTTCACCCTATCAACCATTTAAGCTTACTATTGAAGGAGAAATTAAGGGCTGGGTTATCAATTTTCATCCTGACTTTTTTTGTATTCATAAGCACCATAAAGAAGTTGCATGCCACGGTGTGTTATTCAATAATATTTACAATCCGCCATTCGTGTGCATTGATGAAAAAGCGTCAACAAATTTTGAAATGGTGATTGAACAGTTTAAAACTGAAATGCAAAATCCGGCCCTCGCGCAATATGAATTGCTGATTTCTTACCTGAAGATATTTCTGATTACAGCATCGAGACTGAAAACGGAGCAGCAGTCAGAGGCAAAAGAAGTTACAAAGAAAGAGGAAGAACCATTTATTTTGCAGAACCTGAAAAACGCTATTGAAATGCACTACAAGACAAAACATAGTGCCAGCGATTATGCCGATCTTTTAGCGATAACTCCGAAAGCATTAACCCGGCTTACTAAAACTCATTTCAATAAAACCCTAAGTAACTTAATTGCAGAACGTATAATTATCGAAGCCAAGAGAGAATTGTACCTCACAAATAAAACTGTTAAGGAGATTGCTTATGATTTAGGTTATAACGATGAATATTATTTTAGCCGGTTTTTCAAAAAAAATGCAGATGTGTCTCCGCAATTTTATCGCGAAACGGTTGGTGCTGACAAAGCTTCGGCCGTGTAA
- a CDS encoding serine hydrolase: MKKAIKIILFTLLVIILAALVILSVKYSPTYVYRLITQNVADVYDYQKYENRVIKGSEDTFQFARKPDEVYVESLFQDRVMSSGFKTFDEWAKKSQTTALIFIRQDTILYEKYFNGFSRDSYFHSQSMAKSFISFLIGAAIDDGLISDVNDPMTKYIPELKERNPDFEKITIQNLLEMRSGLKYFTGYFPGTYIHLPWHDEAVGYYHPNVRKLLLKKVDIAREPGKTFEYNNYNTSYLGLVIERVTNKTVSEYLEEKLWSQIMTQDALFSIDSKKSGFEYMPSRLIARAIDYARFGRLFLHEGNWNGNQIISKDWVLKSTREDKSIPRDIYPDWLGGDNCNHTYYSYQWWGNTNCDSTFEFFANGNLGQQIYVIPDKEIIIVHCGNSLEYYSEGDLMRAADNIKFNDFNMLILQKGVDEAIKQFYEKKIQDPGYKPFDEQFLINKGYSFLDAGKTDEAKKIFALNIESFPNSWTVYNNMAEAYQKSGEPDSARLFYNKSLKIRPENNWATEKLKMLE; encoded by the coding sequence ATGAAAAAAGCTATAAAAATAATACTCTTTACTCTGCTTGTGATAATCCTGGCAGCATTGGTGATATTATCGGTAAAATATTCTCCAACCTATGTTTATCGTTTAATTACACAGAATGTTGCCGATGTTTATGACTATCAGAAGTATGAGAACCGTGTAATTAAAGGATCGGAAGACACTTTTCAATTTGCGAGAAAACCAGATGAGGTGTATGTGGAATCCTTGTTTCAGGACAGAGTTATGAGTTCGGGCTTTAAAACTTTTGATGAATGGGCCAAAAAATCGCAAACCACAGCTTTAATTTTTATCCGGCAGGACACTATTTTGTATGAGAAATATTTCAATGGTTTTTCGCGCGATTCCTACTTCCATTCGCAATCGATGGCAAAATCATTTATCTCTTTTTTGATTGGTGCCGCCATCGACGACGGTTTAATTTCGGATGTGAACGATCCGATGACAAAATATATTCCCGAATTAAAAGAACGTAATCCTGATTTTGAAAAAATAACCATCCAGAACCTGCTGGAAATGCGCTCGGGACTCAAATATTTTACCGGTTATTTTCCTGGCACATACATTCATTTGCCCTGGCACGACGAAGCAGTGGGATATTATCATCCAAACGTAAGGAAACTCCTACTGAAAAAAGTTGACATTGCAAGAGAACCGGGCAAGACATTTGAATACAACAACTACAACACCAGCTATTTGGGATTGGTTATTGAACGAGTAACAAATAAAACGGTATCGGAATATCTTGAGGAAAAATTGTGGTCGCAAATTATGACTCAGGATGCACTTTTTTCAATTGATAGTAAAAAGTCGGGATTTGAATACATGCCCAGCCGACTGATAGCACGAGCCATTGATTATGCCCGGTTTGGCCGACTGTTTTTACACGAAGGTAATTGGAATGGCAATCAGATCATCTCAAAAGATTGGGTGCTGAAATCTACCCGTGAAGACAAATCTATCCCACGAGATATTTATCCCGACTGGCTTGGTGGCGATAACTGCAATCACACCTACTATTCTTATCAGTGGTGGGGAAATACAAATTGCGATTCAACTTTTGAGTTTTTTGCCAACGGAAACCTCGGGCAACAAATTTATGTTATCCCCGACAAAGAAATAATTATCGTTCATTGCGGCAACTCGCTTGAATATTACAGCGAAGGTGATTTAATGCGTGCAGCAGACAATATAAAGTTTAACGACTTCAATATGTTAATTCTGCAAAAAGGAGTAGACGAAGCCATTAAACAGTTCTATGAAAAGAAAATACAGGACCCCGGTTATAAGCCTTTCGATGAGCAGTTTCTTATAAACAAAGGGTATTCATTTTTAGACGCCGGAAAAACAGATGAAGCAAAAAAAATATTCGCCCTCAATATTGAGTCTTTCCCGAATTCCTGGACAGTATACAATAACATGGCGGAAGCCTATCAAAAAAGTGGAGAACCGGATTCAGCCAGGCTCTTTTACAATAAATCGTTAAAAATAAGGCCGGAAAATAATTGGGCAACAGAGAAATTAAAAATGCTGGAATGA
- a CDS encoding DUF6624 domain-containing protein, protein MKNFVTLLFMLAFWQVSFGQENINKGDSLKNQGLLMPALMEYATAMAQNPTKEISYKLASTTALLWTSQMQDTSFYFLNFALQNDSSLDVLYDPDFYSLIDDPRWKDIEDMQIGKYEAKNGNIKNESFARELFRMIIKDQGFMYAGNIERKKYMQNGGYFSTPAIFPVLAMEEKNLKENERRLLELLDENGWPTASLVTEYAAAGAALVINHSTHEIRKKYFPMLEEAFKKGEAQPLRYAKMRDRLLVEEGKEQLFGTQLKFEENKRVPQPIEDPQNVDKRRAEIGLDPLHVYLKERFDIDWNVEQKQ, encoded by the coding sequence ATGAAAAATTTTGTAACGTTATTATTTATGCTTGCTTTTTGGCAGGTTAGTTTTGGACAAGAAAACATTAACAAAGGAGACAGTTTAAAAAATCAGGGATTGCTTATGCCGGCATTAATGGAGTATGCCACCGCAATGGCACAAAACCCGACAAAGGAAATTTCTTACAAGTTAGCATCAACAACTGCACTTTTGTGGACCTCTCAAATGCAGGATACATCATTCTATTTCCTGAATTTTGCGCTTCAGAATGATTCAAGTTTGGATGTATTGTACGATCCGGATTTTTATAGTCTTATTGACGATCCGCGATGGAAGGACATTGAAGATATGCAGATTGGAAAATATGAAGCTAAAAATGGAAACATAAAGAATGAGTCTTTTGCACGAGAGCTTTTCCGAATGATAATAAAAGACCAGGGATTTATGTATGCCGGAAATATTGAGCGAAAAAAATACATGCAAAACGGCGGTTATTTTAGTACTCCGGCAATTTTTCCGGTACTGGCCATGGAAGAAAAAAATCTGAAGGAAAATGAGCGACGATTGTTGGAACTTCTGGATGAAAATGGTTGGCCAACAGCTTCTTTGGTAACCGAATATGCAGCAGCAGGAGCGGCATTGGTTATTAATCACAGTACCCACGAAATCCGAAAAAAGTATTTCCCAATGCTTGAAGAAGCCTTTAAAAAAGGTGAAGCTCAGCCCTTGCGATATGCAAAAATGCGCGATCGGTTATTGGTGGAAGAAGGGAAAGAACAACTGTTCGGCACCCAGTTAAAATTTGAGGAAAATAAGCGTGTGCCACAACCAATAGAAGACCCGCAAAATGTGGATAAACGAAGAGCAGAAATTGGACTTGATCCGTTGCATGTGTACCTTAAGGAAAGATTTGATATCGACTGGAACGTGGAACAAAAACAATAG